A stretch of the Leptospiraceae bacterium genome encodes the following:
- a CDS encoding diguanylate cyclase: MSDILRKVLVTAFIGFLYGFGSLLAVPMQIRIGVLSLQGEQHTKTQWAETANYLSSTLENKEFIIVPLSFQKIKEAVEHEEVDYIILNPALYTELSASYNISPIASMKRELGGFIYSYFSSSIFTLRKNTHIREFKDIYNKQIAAVSPNSLGGWLMAKREFLHYGISPDTDFKSVEFFEDHRKVVEAVKSGQKDVGIVRFDILALMQSEGLIKVEDFYILHGSKKGHFTAGFPLSKDFSHSTDFYPEWPFCALPHTSQQLNRTIAISLFSISSNSKVAKISGIYSWTPPLNYQSVNELYRELRIGPFKKINLRFSDVFENYSSVIIIFSSLFFVLLSLLIILVFLLLKLHRLNQKIQRASEEDILTGLPNRRLFDFFLGKCLSRADRNNQRVGILFIDLDDFKYVNDNYGHRTGDLILKQVAERFKKILRSEELIARQGGDEFIAVFVDVAETKLEEISKRFIKKITSPFYLLDKKSIIIGCSIGISIYPEDGKDVTELIHNADLAMYEAKRTGKNQYRFFSRLNKT, translated from the coding sequence ATGTCAGACATTTTACGTAAGGTTCTTGTTACTGCATTCATCGGATTCCTCTACGGATTCGGCAGCCTTCTGGCTGTTCCTATGCAAATCCGAATTGGTGTCTTATCCCTACAGGGAGAACAACACACAAAAACTCAATGGGCAGAAACCGCAAATTACCTTTCGAGCACACTTGAAAATAAAGAGTTTATCATAGTTCCTTTATCCTTCCAAAAAATAAAAGAAGCAGTAGAACACGAAGAAGTTGATTATATTATTTTAAATCCGGCTCTATACACAGAACTATCTGCATCTTATAACATAAGCCCCATTGCAAGTATGAAACGAGAACTTGGAGGCTTTATTTATTCTTACTTTTCAAGTTCCATATTTACTTTACGAAAAAATACGCACATTCGAGAATTTAAGGATATTTATAATAAACAAATTGCTGCTGTATCTCCCAATTCTCTCGGAGGCTGGTTAATGGCAAAACGAGAATTTCTACATTATGGAATCTCTCCTGATACAGATTTCAAGAGTGTAGAGTTTTTCGAAGACCACCGCAAAGTTGTTGAGGCTGTAAAAAGTGGACAAAAAGATGTAGGCATTGTTCGTTTTGATATTCTTGCCTTAATGCAATCAGAAGGTTTAATAAAAGTGGAGGACTTTTATATATTACATGGTTCTAAAAAAGGACATTTTACCGCAGGCTTTCCACTAAGTAAAGATTTTTCCCACAGTACAGATTTCTATCCGGAATGGCCCTTCTGTGCCTTACCACATACATCTCAACAACTAAATCGAACCATTGCAATATCCTTATTCAGTATATCTTCTAATTCTAAAGTAGCGAAGATCTCCGGAATCTATTCCTGGACACCTCCTTTAAACTATCAATCCGTAAATGAATTATACCGGGAGTTAAGAATAGGCCCTTTTAAAAAAATAAACTTACGCTTCAGTGATGTCTTTGAAAACTACTCTTCCGTAATTATTATATTCAGTAGTTTATTTTTTGTTTTACTTTCTCTTCTTATCATACTTGTATTTCTACTTCTGAAGCTACACCGATTAAATCAAAAAATTCAAAGAGCCTCCGAAGAAGATATTTTAACAGGTCTTCCCAACAGAAGACTTTTTGATTTTTTCCTCGGAAAATGTTTAAGCCGTGCAGATCGGAACAATCAAAGAGTAGGAATTCTTTTTATTGATCTGGATGATTTTAAATATGTAAATGATAATTACGGACACAGAACCGGTGACCTGATACTAAAACAGGTAGCCGAGCGCTTTAAAAAAATCCTTCGTTCGGAGGAACTAATTGCAAGACAGGGTGGAGATGAATTTATAGCTGTCTTTGTTGATGTAGCTGAAACGAAACTGGAAGAAATTTCAAAGCGCTTCATAAAAAAGATAACCTCTCCTTTTTATCTCTTAGATAAGAAATCTATAATAATCGGCTGTAGTATTGGAATTAGCATTTACCCTGAGGATGGAAAAGATGTTACCGAATTAATACACAATGCTGATCTGGCGATGTATGAAGCAAAAAGAACGGGGAAAAATCAGTATAGATTTTTCTCCCGTTTGAATAAGACCTGA
- the fliG gene encoding flagellar motor switch protein FliG, protein MKTNDSNNALKGARKAAALLLTMGKEEAARVLSHLDDKMIEQIVLEMTRIKAVPKDEKDKILKEFSSTIEEVSREMRGGIDTAKEILSRSLGEDRAEEVIQKVNKRDMKKDFEFLNDIDPYTIAALIGKEAPQTIAVTISHLGAKKAAEVLKLLPRELQSQIALRLATTSKSHPDAVANIARVLRKKYESRDELELTTAGGVQSLAEILNHMDKNIESNILQDLSETSPELANTVRDKLYAFEDLLDLNQKEMRTLINRLGGNELLIAALRGAGDELRQHFFNAMSQNRAVDIIEEMDARGKLTLREIMQARSEILNIARDLELEGFLVIKKKGEEYI, encoded by the coding sequence TTGAAAACGAACGATTCCAATAATGCCCTGAAAGGAGCCCGCAAAGCCGCTGCCCTGCTTTTGACCATGGGAAAAGAAGAGGCTGCACGGGTGCTTTCTCACCTTGATGATAAGATGATAGAACAGATAGTTCTGGAAATGACCCGAATTAAAGCTGTTCCGAAAGATGAAAAAGATAAAATTCTCAAAGAATTTAGCAGTACCATAGAAGAAGTTTCGAGGGAAATGCGAGGAGGCATAGACACAGCCAAAGAAATCCTTTCCCGTTCCCTCGGAGAGGACAGGGCAGAAGAAGTCATACAGAAAGTCAATAAGCGCGATATGAAAAAAGACTTCGAGTTTTTAAATGATATCGATCCCTATACGATTGCTGCCCTGATTGGAAAAGAAGCTCCTCAGACCATAGCCGTAACCATTTCCCACCTTGGTGCAAAAAAGGCCGCTGAAGTTCTGAAACTCCTGCCCCGCGAGCTTCAGTCCCAGATTGCTCTTCGACTTGCAACTACTTCCAAGTCCCACCCGGATGCTGTTGCCAATATTGCCCGTGTGTTACGTAAAAAATATGAATCCAGAGATGAACTGGAACTCACGACCGCCGGTGGAGTTCAATCCCTGGCTGAGATTCTGAACCACATGGATAAAAACATAGAAAGCAACATCCTTCAGGATCTTTCCGAAACTTCACCGGAACTTGCCAACACGGTTCGAGACAAACTGTATGCCTTTGAAGACCTTCTGGATCTGAATCAGAAAGAAATGCGTACTCTAATCAACCGTCTCGGTGGAAATGAACTTCTGATTGCAGCTCTCAGGGGTGCCGGAGACGAACTTCGGCAGCACTTTTTCAATGCTATGTCTCAAAACCGTGCGGTGGATATCATCGAAGAAATGGATGCCAGGGGTAAATTAACCTTACGGGAAATTATGCAGGCCAGGTCAGAAATCCTGAATATAGCCAGAGATTTAGAATTAGAAGGATTTTTAGTGATTAAGAAGAAGGGAGAGGAGTATATTTAA
- a CDS encoding glutamate synthase subunit beta, whose translation MGKPTGFIEYEREYIESLPPEERVTNYKEFERSYSEEKAKIQAARCMDCGIPFCHSETGCPVDNLIPEFNDLVYNQRWKDALDKLHSTNNFPEFTGRLCPAPCEGACTVGLISKPVSIKGIERTIIDRGFSEGWVVPVVPETRTNKKVAIVGSGPAGLACAQQLARVGHSVVVYEKADRPGGLLRYGIPDFKMEKWLIDRRVTQMEAEGVIFKNNVHVGVDISADDLLKDYDAVVLAMGSEKPRDLTIPGRDLKGIHFAMEFLSLNNKKVAGDSVDIIDAKGKNVIVIGGGDTGSDCVGTSNRHGAKSVTQIELFPEPPAERDPSTPWPLYPKMLRTSSSHQEGVNRQWSVNTLGFKGNDRREVISIHGNRVEFVNGKFQPIPGTEFEWPADLVFLAMGFVHPVREGLLNQLSEKGLQLSQAGNVQASFGTGSGSFQTGAQKVFACGDVRRGQSLIVWAISEGRKCANQVHEMLMK comes from the coding sequence ATGGGTAAACCAACTGGCTTTATAGAATACGAACGTGAATACATCGAATCTTTACCTCCCGAGGAAAGAGTTACCAACTATAAAGAATTCGAGCGTTCCTACAGTGAAGAAAAGGCAAAAATTCAAGCAGCTCGCTGTATGGACTGCGGAATCCCTTTTTGCCACAGTGAAACCGGCTGTCCGGTCGATAACCTGATCCCGGAGTTTAATGATCTGGTTTATAACCAGAGATGGAAAGACGCCCTGGACAAGCTCCACAGCACTAATAATTTCCCGGAATTTACCGGGAGATTGTGTCCGGCTCCCTGCGAAGGAGCCTGCACGGTAGGCCTTATCAGTAAACCCGTTTCCATTAAAGGAATCGAACGCACCATTATAGACAGAGGCTTTTCTGAGGGCTGGGTAGTTCCTGTAGTCCCGGAAACCAGAACCAATAAGAAGGTAGCTATTGTAGGCTCCGGCCCCGCCGGTCTGGCCTGCGCTCAACAATTAGCAAGAGTCGGTCACAGTGTAGTTGTATATGAAAAAGCCGATCGTCCGGGTGGCTTATTACGTTATGGTATACCGGACTTCAAGATGGAGAAATGGCTGATTGACCGCAGGGTAACGCAAATGGAAGCAGAAGGGGTAATCTTTAAAAATAATGTCCACGTAGGAGTGGATATCAGTGCAGACGACCTCTTAAAAGATTATGATGCAGTAGTTCTGGCTATGGGTTCTGAAAAACCCCGTGATCTGACCATTCCGGGTCGTGATCTGAAAGGTATCCATTTTGCTATGGAATTTTTAAGCCTGAATAATAAAAAAGTGGCCGGAGATTCTGTAGATATCATCGATGCGAAAGGGAAAAACGTGATTGTTATCGGGGGAGGAGATACCGGTTCCGACTGTGTGGGAACTTCCAACCGACACGGAGCCAAATCCGTTACACAGATAGAACTCTTCCCGGAACCACCGGCAGAAAGAGATCCCTCCACCCCCTGGCCCTTATATCCGAAAATGCTTCGTACCTCATCCAGCCACCAGGAAGGCGTAAACCGTCAGTGGTCGGTGAATACTCTCGGCTTCAAAGGTAATGACAGGAGAGAAGTGATTTCGATTCATGGCAACCGGGTAGAATTCGTAAATGGCAAGTTTCAACCGATACCCGGAACAGAATTCGAATGGCCCGCCGATCTCGTATTTCTGGCTATGGGCTTTGTGCATCCGGTTCGGGAAGGTCTTTTAAACCAGTTAAGCGAAAAAGGCCTGCAACTGAGCCAGGCCGGGAATGTCCAGGCAAGTTTTGGAACAGGCTCCGGCTCTTTCCAGACCGGTGCCCAAAAAGTATTTGCCTGCGGTGATGTGAGAAGAGGCCAATCCTTAATCGTCTGGGCTATTTCAGAAGGTCGTAAATGTGCCAACCAGGTGCATGAAATGCTAATGAAATAA
- the guaA gene encoding glutamine-hydrolyzing GMP synthase: MDTINGKIGVIDFGGQYAHLISSRIRHLGAYTEILSNEESPEKYREFSGLIFSGGPSSVYEENAPDISDSLFSLNIPILGICYGHQLLVKKLGGKVSNSYKREYGRAGLSIFNPFRYPITSGLSNKEVVWMSHGDEAIELPEGFVCFAESENCKNAGIIDPERRIIGIQFHPEVTHTRQGLKLLSNFISLCGLSGSWDLNQFLAQKIKELQEEIPAHKKVFMLVSGGVDSTVSYILLVRALGEARVKGLLIDTGFMRKDEVKNLQQNLSTIGVHIYVSDESQRFYKALEGKTDPEEKRKIMGKLFLEARAEYAAKMNLNPQEWMLGQGTIYPDTIESGGTRHSHNIKTHHNRVQEILELMEKGELVEPIKELYKDEVRGLGILLGVDKEWTMRHPFPGPGLGVRMIATPIDTHIPEEDKLAEIIGSYPSAMVSVLPVQSVGVQGDKRSYRHCAALNDFSDNWDTYNEISTRITNEITEINRVVFAPFQRELPPSFYFNPIFMDKKHSDILREADAIVQDKLIQYKLLGEIWQFPVVLLPIGKEDFTFSIVLRPVESQEAMTANFYCMNREFLKDITHSLLSHPNISYVFYDLTHKPPGTIEWE, translated from the coding sequence ATGGATACAATAAATGGTAAAATCGGAGTGATTGACTTTGGAGGTCAATATGCACATTTAATTTCTTCCAGAATTCGACATTTAGGTGCTTATACAGAAATCTTGAGTAATGAGGAGAGTCCGGAAAAATACAGGGAGTTCTCCGGTTTGATCTTTTCCGGTGGCCCTTCGAGTGTTTACGAAGAAAATGCGCCGGATATATCTGATTCCTTATTCTCCCTGAATATTCCCATATTAGGTATTTGCTACGGTCATCAGCTACTGGTGAAAAAATTAGGAGGAAAGGTAAGTAATTCGTATAAACGCGAATACGGAAGAGCCGGTCTTTCGATTTTTAATCCTTTTCGTTATCCGATTACTTCCGGCCTTTCGAATAAGGAAGTTGTATGGATGAGTCACGGTGATGAAGCCATTGAACTTCCTGAGGGTTTTGTCTGTTTTGCAGAAAGTGAAAATTGCAAGAATGCAGGTATTATCGATCCCGAGAGGCGTATTATTGGAATACAATTTCATCCGGAAGTGACTCATACCAGGCAGGGTTTAAAACTGCTCTCCAATTTTATCTCTCTCTGTGGCCTTTCCGGTTCCTGGGATTTAAACCAGTTTTTAGCACAAAAAATTAAAGAATTACAGGAAGAAATTCCGGCTCATAAGAAAGTCTTTATGCTGGTCTCCGGTGGAGTGGACTCTACGGTTTCTTATATCCTTCTGGTGCGGGCACTGGGGGAAGCCCGGGTGAAAGGTCTCTTAATTGATACCGGTTTTATGAGAAAAGATGAAGTGAAAAATCTTCAACAAAACCTTTCTACAATCGGGGTTCATATCTATGTCTCAGATGAATCACAGAGATTCTATAAAGCTCTCGAAGGTAAAACCGATCCGGAAGAAAAACGGAAAATTATGGGTAAGCTATTTTTAGAAGCAAGGGCGGAATACGCTGCCAAAATGAATCTGAATCCACAGGAGTGGATGCTCGGACAGGGAACGATTTATCCGGATACTATAGAGAGTGGAGGAACCAGACATTCTCATAATATTAAAACCCACCATAATCGGGTACAGGAAATTTTGGAACTCATGGAAAAGGGAGAGCTGGTAGAGCCGATTAAGGAATTGTATAAGGATGAGGTTCGAGGGCTTGGTATACTGTTGGGTGTGGATAAGGAATGGACTATGCGTCACCCCTTCCCGGGACCCGGGCTCGGAGTCCGGATGATTGCGACTCCTATTGATACACATATTCCGGAAGAAGATAAGTTAGCGGAGATAATAGGCTCCTATCCTTCAGCCATGGTCTCTGTTTTGCCCGTTCAATCGGTAGGAGTACAGGGGGATAAACGAAGTTATCGTCACTGTGCAGCTCTCAATGACTTTTCAGATAATTGGGACACTTATAATGAAATATCAACCCGGATAACCAATGAAATAACGGAGATAAACCGGGTGGTTTTTGCACCTTTCCAGAGAGAACTTCCTCCTTCTTTTTATTTTAATCCGATTTTTATGGATAAAAAACATTCTGATATTCTCAGGGAGGCTGATGCCATAGTTCAGGATAAGCTCATTCAATATAAACTTTTAGGAGAAATCTGGCAATTCCCGGTGGTCCTTCTGCCCATAGGGAAAGAAGATTTCACTTTTAGTATCGTATTGAGACCGGTTGAATCCCAGGAAGCCATGACAGCAAATTTCTATTGTATGAATCGGGAATTTCTAAAAGATATTACCCATTCACTCCTGTCACACCCAAATATTTCTTATGTTTTTTATGATTTGACCCATAAACCACCGGGAACCATCGAATGGGAATAA
- a CDS encoding RNA methyltransferase, producing the protein MPVIVKPDNPLLLPYRSQKDGAGIGKEYFIADGDKAVIKLLQSELEVENIFCLSNYYETHKALILQKLPEEKVFMASKEDMESFMGFPIHQGFMALAKKPKEKPITEIQSPVIVLNGLVDAENVGSIVRTSLAFGCKSLLIDEKTCEPYIRRAVRVALGNTFLLDIYRVKHLKEIFPLLKEKGFQMIAASARKMGEEKNRNVYEFSFPETFALVIGNEGRGIDSFVRHTADILLQIPISEEAGSLNAGLATAILLSHYQKEKFLKSGK; encoded by the coding sequence ATGCCTGTAATTGTCAAACCGGATAATCCCCTTCTTTTGCCCTATCGTTCCCAGAAGGATGGTGCGGGCATCGGAAAAGAATATTTTATAGCTGATGGAGATAAGGCAGTTATAAAATTATTGCAATCCGAACTGGAAGTAGAAAATATTTTCTGTTTATCCAATTACTATGAAACCCATAAAGCCTTGATTTTACAGAAGCTTCCTGAAGAGAAAGTCTTTATGGCAAGCAAAGAAGATATGGAATCTTTCATGGGCTTTCCTATCCATCAGGGGTTTATGGCACTGGCGAAAAAACCGAAGGAGAAACCTATAACAGAAATTCAATCTCCTGTGATTGTTTTAAATGGACTTGTCGATGCAGAAAATGTGGGTTCCATTGTTCGTACTTCCCTGGCTTTTGGATGTAAGAGTCTTCTAATAGATGAAAAAACCTGTGAGCCTTACATTCGTCGTGCCGTTCGAGTGGCCCTTGGTAATACATTCTTACTGGATATATACCGTGTAAAACATTTAAAGGAGATATTTCCTCTCCTGAAAGAAAAAGGCTTTCAAATGATTGCCGCGTCTGCAAGAAAGATGGGGGAAGAGAAGAACCGAAATGTGTATGAATTTTCTTTTCCGGAAACCTTCGCCCTTGTTATAGGCAATGAAGGCAGGGGAATTGATTCTTTTGTAAGACATACAGCAGATATTCTTTTACAGATTCCAATTTCAGAAGAAGCCGGTTCCTTGAATGCAGGACTTGCAACGGCCATACTCTTATCCCATTATCAGAAGGAAAAATTTCTAAAGAGTGGAAAATAA